The Anomalospiza imberbis isolate Cuckoo-Finch-1a 21T00152 chromosome 8, ASM3175350v1, whole genome shotgun sequence DNA window CAGAACTGTGTTGTGGCTCCTAATACACACAACTACACAAAGCAAGTATTAGCACCTTGCAATACCAGATGTGTATTGATCCAGCTGCTCACAGCTGTCAGCAAGGTATCTGATCTTCAGAGAGGGGCTTTAGCCCTGTAGCCCTGAGTTTAATCACTCACTCAAAATATCTGTAAATGCCACTCGGGGTAATGTTGTCCACTGTCATCAGTCTGATGCTTTTGAGCCTTCCTATGTTCTTGGCCTCTTGACTTCTGGAGGCAAGGAGTTCCACAACTACTTACACAACATCATTGCACTGTACAGTTCATGTCCTTCTAGGTTTAAAACTCCAGGAGACTTGCATGAACCAAAAGAAGTTAAATAAAGCAGGACCTCTACACAACAAAGGAAATAATACATTTTATAATAACAGGGTTAGTTTAATTTGGTATCTGCCCCCAGTGCTAGGTAATAAACCAACCTGTataaattcatatttttctcaaatAGTTACATCTTACTATATAAAAATAGCACTATGAAAGCAAGCCAATTTgtgcaaggggaaaaaaaccaaacaaaaaaccccccaccAAAAATAACCAAGAAATAAACCTTTGGAAATGCGTGAAGCGTTACTTTTGTGCAGTTAGCAGTGAAATGTATTCATTCCCTAATACTGGTTATCTGCTCTCTGGGTCCTACAGTAAGAAATCCTGTAGACGGCTTACAATGCTTGCCTCTTACATCTTGAACCTCCTGTTGATGAAGAAGAAAGTGAAACACTATTAAGGTTTATTTCAGTTGCAAAACCTTTGCTATCAGGCCTAGTCAAACAGCAAATCTGTGTCTGGACTAACCCAAAGGCAGCCCCTCCAACCAGTAATTGCTGGGCATTCTGGGAGAAGTTCTCCACAAGGAGCTACTGGGACCCAACAGGGCAAACCCAGCAATGGGTGTTATTTTGGGCAGGTTGTGCTCATCACAGTTAGTAAGGTGTTCAGAACTAATACAGGAGGAAGGCTGGCTAGAAAGCTTATTCTGGACTTGAAAGCCAGAGCAGAGGATTGTCGGTGGGCAAAGAAACTCGGCAAAAAATacagcagggaaaggagagatTAATCATTTGTGAGCAGCCCCAGTAGCAGAGCAAGTGGCACTGGGAATGCCTCCTCCATCTGCTCCCATCCCACAACTCTGATGGAGATCATGgactgcagctccagagagtGCCAGGTCTCTGTGAGGATGGAGGAATGCAGAGGGCAGCCCATGCTCTTCTCTTGTTTGGCTTCCACCATGGGGTGGCTGGAGAGTAGAGGCAGCCAGGAGccacccctgagcctccctgccctggaacctcagCTGGTGTGAGCAGCTGGGGACCACATCAGAGCTTGTGGCGACCAGCTGCCCAGTGAAGGTGAGGTGACAGGCAGGCAGGCACTGCACAGTAAGCCTGTGAGGCCTGAAGGGCTGAGGTAGGGAGCTCAGGTGGGGTGCAGACAAATGGAGTCTCCCATGCTCAGTCTGAGCATGGTACCCAGGAGAGTGTGGGTTAGGCATCACAGCAAAGTGCAAGTGTCTCATGTGTATGGTTCACCCAGAACAAGGAGCCAGTTTGTGCTGGTGGCCTCCAGGTTTTGTCTGAAGTGACCCATATTTCTGCTCCAGGCTGGTCTTAGTGACCTAGATGAGGTCACTGAGTTACAAGTGTCAGAGGGTAAACACCAGGTATTCAAAAACTGATGTCTCAGCATATCTTGACAAACACCTCTTCCAATGCCTAGGGCTCTGTGACCACAGCTAGAGACTGTGACTCCCAGTACAGGCAGTCTCAGAAAACTCATCTAGGCACAAAGACAATGACTAAACCACGAAGAAaatttttcctctgaagatAACTTTTCCAATATCCCACAGCAGTAACCCTATTTCTCTTGGTGCAGAAAGGCAAGACAAACCACCCTTGTAAGGAAGAAAAACCTGGGACATCCAGAGCATTGGCATACATAACACCATTCTCTGGGACTTGCCTAGCATCTCCCAAAGGAAAGGCATCAACCAGTCACCCATGCACCACATCATGTTGTCACCACGTGGTGCTgcatttctcattaaaaaacaCCAGTGGCAAATTCACAGCTGTTATAGTTTCACTCTGTCAGTTTGATATTGGAGCTAAAATAAATAGGGCTCCCAAACCTTTACCCTGTTTTTGACTTTGTCTCTACTTCAGGTTTATATTGGTCTCTTGGTGTGTCCATTTTCCCATTTgtaaaatggaatattttttccatttgtaaaATGGGAAAATCATCCCACATCTGCTGCAGCTAAGGTTTCCCCTGTTTTGAGAGTTTGATCTATATAGTACTCTTTTGCTGGAAGTGGAGAGATGTTATCCTCAACAAATATGGGGTAAATGGAGGTCTGGATAGACTAATATATTTGCCCAAGGTCCCATAACATGGTCACTGGAAGAGCAGGGACTTCAACCTGAGGTATCCCAGCTCAGAAACTAATGCCTCCTACCATTCTTTCTCCCTGGAGACTTTAGTGGTGTTGCACGGGAAGGGCAGAGTGGGCCCCGTTTcttctgttgcttttttttatgAGTGCGATGACGTGGtctaaattaaaagaaaaatacaaaaaaagacTGCCATAAATTATCCATATACAAAGGCCTCATTCACATGTATCTTATGGTCCCTTCACATCTTGCTGGCAGGGTGCAAATGTAACATCCCCTTCCATATAACCTTTGTCTGAGAGATATGCCAGACAAGTAAAAGTGTCCTGGTGAAAAAACATTTGCAAACTCTGAGGCCAGAACAACCTTTTTACCCAAAATGCCAAAGCCTCCTCAAATGCCTTCCAGAACTTCTCAGCCAGGAGCCTCACCATCCAAAAAGTTCCCCCTGAGGTACAGAGGAATCAGAGGGGGAAGCTGGATTTCTGGCTTCCCATCCAGCAttcctgctgacatcagcaagaACCAGTGGCTACTCTGAGGGGGTTTAAGGCATTTGGTGCCTTAAAACAAGGCTGTAAAAATAATCACCCACATTGTCCCCCTTCGTGTGGGGCCGTGACCCAGCACACGCTTGGTGGAATACTGGGAGGTTGTTCTGGCAACTTGTATTTCAACTGTTACTCACAAATCACGTTAGAAATTAGGAAGAGCTGCCACACCAGGGTTtggaaggcagcagcagggcttggCTGCCAACACAGCCAGCCCCTACACATTCagagtttcttttcctttctcccagctGGCTTAACGGAAAGATTTCTCCCATGTGACTTTGTTATCTTCTCCAGATCCACCAAATCTCCTGCGAGTCTGCAGCAGCCACTGAGCTTAATGGACTCCGGCATCTTGAAATGAAGGAAGCTCTGAAGTGGGACTATATTAACATGACAGTGGATGAATGTTGAATGATGTTGgacacagcagctgcacaaTGATTTTTAAAGCCAGTTAAGGAATTTGGATTCCTGACAGCCTGAATGTTTTACTGATGTCTCATGTGTATATTACATGGAGATGTGATGAATATAAAGCAATAATAAATGCTAAGCAGAATTAGTGAGCAAAGTAATTCCCTAGTAAAAACCATTTCTGGTTTCATATTTAACTGTATTGGACTACTATTTTAAGAACTTTTCCTTGCCTTTACCTGCAGATTTTAACACTGAAGATATTTTCATATTGAAGTACTGGTATAGATTAAGATGTCTTCACAGTTTGGATTCTACTTAAGCAATTACAAGAGCCCTTTCTAAAAAACGTATTGATTTTattccagaaaaataaattcccaTGTACAATTGGGTTTTCATAACATGAAACAATTAGCCATTTTATTGCTAGTGCATATAGGGTAACGTCACATTTCATACAGTTTCAGTACAAgtgaaaaaatataatatatggCTGATTGAAACTGATAGCTACATTAACATTTATAGATCTATATAGATTCATTTTACAAGCTGTTAGTAGTTTCGAGGGATATCGGTGTTTTAAACTACCAACATTCATATGGCTCCAATTCAAATATATGAATTGTTTGATGCGCTATAAATATATTCCAAAGTACATTTCATTGAAGAAGTCAAAGCTGTGCACTAAAATATATCAAAAACATGCCTGTGAAAATGCTACAGACAGAGCCCTGACTGTCTGTGGAGCATGAAAATGCCACTGGTGCTAGCATTACTAGTTGGAAAATGAACACAATGCCATGATTACAGGATTAGGTGATGGAGATATATGCTTTCTGTCATCTTATTTCATAGAGCTGGGACCAAATTCTCTCTTGTTACTGAATGTAAACCAGGATGAATCCACCAAATTGGCAGAATTGTTTCTGTATCAGCATTTGGTAAACAAAACCCAGAATCTGGCTGGAGATCAGGCAGACTCACTGGTTTCAGTAGAGCTGGTCTCAGATCTTCACTAGTGGTATTGAGAGCAGAACATGTTCCAGCTGAGTTGCTCTCCTAAGTCAGATAGGCACATAATCATATTTGCCCAACCTTGAAGATTTCTAAAACGCCTCCTAAGTCTCAGGTTGGGGATGATAGCAAACAGAAACTTAAGCAGGTTTTCCCAGTTTGTAAAACCAAGTGGCTCAGGTCCCTAGGATATTCAGCACAGGCCACATCCTGCTCTTAGGTTCAGTCGTGCCTAAACCCAAAGCCATTCTGGCAGCATTAACCTGGATTACCACTGCAGAGAATTTGTCCAGAGGACAAAAGGGATGAGTGCTGGCAGCAAAGAAGGCACTGAGCATCAGATGAGATGGGAGGAGCTGTCAGGGCTGGAATCACATTGACTTAGCTggtttccttccttcttcctcctcactTTTGGCCCCAGTGCAGTTCCCAGAAGGGACACTTGGAGGAATCTCTCTACTTCTGGTGGCATTTTTCCCCTTGCTTATTGTAAAAACACTGGGGgacaaagaattttttctttttttaactctgACCCTTGTTTGGCAGATGCATTTACAAAGGAAACAGTGGAGACCATTCAGGTACCTGTGCCCCAcatctgccctggggccatAACTTCCCCAGTAATACTTTGTTTTTGCAAACGATTGGATTCCAGCCCTGCCTTCACCCTACAGATGCAGGGGGACAAGGTTCAGCAGGGTTACAGCGCAGTTACTGTGGGGTGGGAATGTGATGGTAAGGGTGGCAGGGATACTGAGTGCACAGGTAGGCTAGCTGGCCAAAATGTTGCTGCTGGATCAACCTCAGCCCAGGGCTCTGGGCAAGCAAGGGAATGCCTTGTACCATCATTTGGTATGTACCATCTTTCAGTGCTGAAAGGCTGGAGCCCTCCCCCGCAGTTCGGCACAAAAATATGCTCAGTGCTGCTCTTCTCAGCATAACATTGAACAGAGACGGGCCGAGTCCACCTCAAAGTAGACATGATCAACCattttcaaggggaaaaaaatagatttaaaaagtCTGAATTTGCCAAGTGTGGCTGGTTTTCCCCTGGTATTGTGGGAAAGACTTACTCAAGGTAGCTCATCGTGCCTTGGCCAACATTAACAGCATTCCACACTGGGCAGCAGAGAAACAATTTTTAGCACCAAGAATCCCTAGGCCTCGGCTGCCTGTGCAAGCAGACACCCAGTGTAACATGGAGAAGGGGCTCCGAAGACACCGGAATGATATAGATTCTGAAGTAATTATAGTTTGGCTGGGGAAGAAAGGGCATTAAAGGAAgaattttccttgggagaacagcttttttttttttgaagaggaTGAGTTCAGGACCCCAGATCATACTCATTAGCACAATTTTTGCCTCAAACCCTGGCAAAATTCTTAGTTTAACATCTAGGATATATTAGAAACTGTTGTTTTAATACAAATTATGTCAGCTCCAAACCCTTCTTTGAAACAATATCTGATTCAACAAGTTCTTTGTCCACATGGTAAAAGCCAGCCCTTAATGTTCCACCCTTTAATAATTCAGGATGTTAGCTGTTAAGTCCATTTGTCTCTTGCCTTACTTGTTTAAAGCTTTCTCCAGATATTCCTGGATCCACTTTAACTTGGGATCAATGCACACTTGCTTGCTGTTGCTCTTGAGCCTTGCACTGCCAAAGGAGAAAAGTCAGAGTGAGTCTGTTGCGTAAAGTTCCTCAGCCCACACCCATCCCTCCCCTGCTGTGCCTTATTTTCCTTGGGTGCCAGTGCTGCTTTTGGTTAACCCATGAAGAGGATGAGTTATTTCTCCCACCCTTGACCTCCCTCACCTAATATAAATATCCCTGGCTTGGAAACCATCTGTCTCCTTTGACAGGCTCTTGTGGTCTGTACTGGGAATCATGTGAGAGTGGAACAGACACAAAATTTGAATCTAAGACTTCCAATTCATACCTGGACCGTGAACGAGTTCACTgccaaaagaaaattttcatttggaaataCTGACATGGTAAATTAATGTAATCTTTGCAAGTAATTGATTAAGAACAGCTTTTGAATTCAACCTAAAACTGAAGTTTCACATGTTTTGAGGACAGACACCTCACGGATGTTCTGAAAGAAAGGGTGGGGTCACTTGTTAGCTTTTTGTTTTATACAAGACTGAATTAACAGGTTGCAGGGATTGAAAGTGCCATAGTGCCAGAGGCAAGTTTCCCCTCATGTTTTCACTCAGCATTGGAAACAAAGGCAGAAACCCCCTAAGGGGTTTCTCCTGGATGTCCAAGCTGCACTTCCCAGAGCAAATTTTTTAGCTAATTTGAATTCTCTGAATTTGCCACTTGGGCTCTCCGAATCTTTCATTCAGAAAAAGTACAAATAGCTTTTCATCCACAGGTTTCACCCTCCAGGGATCTCAGGACCTTGAAAGAGCTGTTATCTCCCACAATCCCTGCAGCACCCTGCCTCTtctgccccagctgctccaAAAATTCCCTCTTAACAGCCTGCCTGCCTCGGGAAAGTGCAGAGAACACCAATTTTATAGAAGTGCCCATACAAATAAGTTCAGTACTTGTTTAAACATTTGCTGGATGGAAACCATAATGTTCCTCCCTTTATAAAATGAAATCTGCAGAATATAAAATGATGGTGTGAGAAATAAGAGGTCAAAAAGGCTCCTTGGTCTGAAGTTATGCAACAACACAGTTGTAACATAAACACATCAAGGATCCGTCCTGCAACCCCTGCGCCAGTACAGAGATGAATGGGCCTAATTCATATTTCCCTTACAGCAGTGCCAAGCTGGAGCATTTCCAGTTAAGTGATACCAACAATGTGTAAGAATGGATTTGCTGATGTTAGCAATGCCTGGGAATTCTTAAGCTGACCTCACAGGGTACAGAAGCAAAAGCACACGTAACCAGTCTCCAGCCACATTCAACACAATTCCTCTCACCTAATACTGAGACACTGATTTCCTCACACATTCATTTCTGAGCCTGTCAGCCCCTGTTCCATGTGCATGGAAGAGACATAGGAAATTGTATGGACTGGTTTAGGTGTCTACTTGCTAAAAATGCTCATCTCCCTGTACTGAAAAGCAAGGAATTTAGTGTGGACTTTGTCGAAGTAGACATTGACAGAGGAGTTCACTGGATTTGGAGAGATGATTTCCAATAGAATGAAAGACAAAAGCCTGCTCTTAGGCTTTTTGTTCAAGTACAACTCCCCTTaaccaaaaaggaaaatatacttctgaaaaagcaaacaaacaaacaaaaccaaaacaaaaacctaaaccaaaacaaaaaaatcccaaacaataAACCCACAAAATACCGTCTAGCAACTGTGTGTTTCATATAGTTCTCTATTCCTGAAAAGAGcagcttttaatttatttacgCCTTTGTTGTTTAATGCTTAAAATGAATCAAGATGAGAAATTAATGTGTTAGTTTTGATTGGTTTCATCTCCTGTTTTGATAAAGACCTAGTTTAAAGTCATATTTCAAGGTATTTGGAGGGATGTATTAAGTACCTTACTTGCCAAATAACAAAAACAGGGTCAACAATAGGTTCATATGTTCTGTGTGTACCCCACACAAACACATTTGGGTCAGGAACGGCCAAGACGGTGAGATGTTTCTGTTTCTGCATTTCATGCTCTTATTTATCTCTAATTATAATCCTATGTTAAGAGATAAATATATACTCTATCCTGTTGTAAATGCTGTCATTTTCTTGAAACTACTCCAGAAAATTCAAAATCATCTAAAAAGCCTTAGCACTAGGATTCTTATGACATCACTGACAATCCCAGAGCACAAATCCATGCACTAGTGCATGCTTGCTACCAAAATTGTTTGTAGGTAGAGATCGGAGTTAGTCACAGCtggttttgccatttttctgaaaggaaattatttctcAACTGAGGCTTACATTTATCTCACTGTCCTCCACCAAATCCTAAGGCAGAAGCACATGATAAAATGTGTACAATATACACAGAGTGgtttaagacagaaaaaaccCATACTAATAAAAATTGGTTCATGAATGGATACATGCACACATGCATTCCTGAGCAATCTCATGAAACCACATCAGTTTTCTGAGTGCAAAAGTTTTGGATGACAAAAATTGATTTTTACAGCATTTGAGTTGCAAGAGGAAGGGCTCAACATATGGGTCAAAGACAGAACCAGTAATGGGATCACTGCACAGAAACCAAACCCAGTCCCTGACACCCTCTTATAGAGGTTAACAGAAGTTGAGAGTAGTAAGGTTCCCTTGCAATGAAAAGATGAAtgctgggttgttttttttggtttgttttttttttttttttcagaaggatTTCAATTTTGAGAAGGGGTCACCCATGAAGAAGTGAACAAAAAAGACCTTCCtaaaacatacacacacaaatctacaaagacaaacaaacaagcaaaatctCAATGTTTCCTGAAAATGAGGGTTGCTTTTCCAGCAAAAATAAAGAGGCTATTTTCCATTGGGAGCCCGTttttctgttctgctgcagTTTACTGAGTCAGTCCCTGCCTGGCAAGCATCCCTAGATTAAGCCATCACATTTCTAGGGTCTGTACCTCCTGCAGAGGACACGTGAAACACAGGAATTTCTTTTGCTTGTTTAGCTCCATTC harbors:
- the CXCL12 gene encoding stromal cell-derived factor 1 isoform X1, which codes for MDLRALALLAFALAVISLSEEKPVSLTYRCPCRFYESNVARANIKHLKILSTPNCSLQIVARLKSNSKQVCIDPKLKWIQEYLEKALNKPRHRTHKKKQQKKRGPLCPSRATPLKSPGRKNGGSRCKRQAL